The proteins below are encoded in one region of Micromonospora sp. DSM 45708:
- the bluB gene encoding 5,6-dimethylbenzimidazole synthase, with the protein MTSDIYDVIHRRRDVRGQFTGEPLAPGVLDRVLAAAHAAPSVGLSQPWDFIVIRDRGLREAFHRHVHAERDTFAASLDAEGAHRFSRIKIDGILESTLSVVVTYDPDRGSPAVLGRHAIADAGLYSVCLAIQNLWLAATAENLGVGWVSFYREPFLRQLLAIPAGIRPVAWLCLGPVTHLEAVPDLERHGWRHRRPLRAATHHDRWNPESATS; encoded by the coding sequence ATGACCAGCGACATCTACGACGTGATCCACCGCCGCCGCGACGTGCGTGGCCAGTTCACCGGCGAACCCCTCGCCCCCGGCGTCCTCGACCGCGTCCTCGCCGCGGCGCACGCCGCACCGAGTGTCGGGCTGTCCCAGCCGTGGGACTTCATCGTGATTCGTGACCGGGGCCTCCGCGAAGCGTTCCACCGGCACGTCCACGCCGAGCGCGACACGTTCGCCGCCTCCCTCGACGCCGAGGGTGCCCACCGATTCTCCCGCATCAAGATCGACGGCATCCTGGAATCCACGCTGTCGGTCGTGGTGACCTACGACCCCGACCGCGGCAGCCCGGCGGTCCTGGGCCGGCACGCCATCGCCGATGCCGGCCTGTACTCCGTGTGCCTGGCCATCCAGAATCTCTGGCTGGCCGCCACCGCCGAGAACCTCGGCGTCGGGTGGGTGTCGTTCTACCGCGAACCGTTTCTCCGGCAACTGCTCGCCATCCCGGCCGGCATCCGACCCGTCGCCTGGCTCTGCCTCGGCCCCGTCACCCATCTCGAAGCGGTACCCGACCTCGAACGGCACGGCTGGCGTCACCGCCGCCCCTTGCGCGCGGCGACACACCACGACCGCTGGAACCCCGAATCCGCCACGAGCTGA
- a CDS encoding lysylphosphatidylglycerol synthase domain-containing protein, with translation MGARTHRPSPALLVSLTASTCLLAALSAAVRSHRVPRWERDLFTLLNHLPAGLTPVLVLVMQLGSYPAVFVAAAAAVIARRIGTAWTLLLAGNLAYWLATAVKATVARQRPAALLTDVVLRETITGRLGYPSGHVAVATALALVAARAGGPRWHRAAWTMIGLVAVARIHVGAHLPIDVVGGVLVGWLAVCLTRLLVGEVGPQRSVPALRAALRRRGFEAVRLTPIHGDARGSQPWQAVTTDGRQLFVKVTGGEQRDADWVYKLYRRMRYRHLADAPPYLSARQQSEHETCLTLLAERAGVRIPAVVTTAAMPGDDAVLVQEFIDAAPLHAVVGPVPLAAVRDAWEQVARLHRAGIAHRDLRAANVLVGRDRTHLVDLGFGADDASAEQRARDVVELMVALSTRVDPASVVAAAIDRLGVASVADSVPFLQPAVLSRAGRAALRGRPGMLTCLRREILRRCPDRDRPAAKVVRISRRAVLELLVLGLIVHLLLPRLGEIRTAVRLIGHANPVAVAATLLSSALTYLLSGHVLRLAAAGRIPLGEATLVQVAASFANRLAPGSLGGAALSLRYLHQKGLVAAEAGTAVAVSRIAGVFSVVLLLPVLLPFARQPARILTHDASRALPLLLGALAVLLVLAAVLAVPRIRRRGRAAAGKVVTALRELRHQHGLRWLVVASTALTLTYGLCLYLALLATGPVPLAHLPQVLLVCLVGEGVSSAAPTPGGLGATEAALVSGLLLYGLPLDAAVAGTLIYRLATFWLPVPPGYLAFRVLTRRRLL, from the coding sequence GTGGGAGCACGTACGCATCGCCCGTCACCGGCGTTGCTGGTCAGCCTGACCGCCTCGACATGCCTGCTGGCGGCGCTCAGCGCCGCCGTACGCAGCCACCGGGTGCCTCGCTGGGAGCGGGACCTGTTCACCCTGCTCAACCACCTCCCCGCCGGGCTGACCCCGGTCCTGGTCCTGGTCATGCAGCTCGGCTCGTACCCGGCGGTGTTCGTCGCCGCCGCCGCAGCGGTCATCGCGCGCCGCATCGGCACCGCGTGGACTCTCCTGCTGGCCGGAAACCTGGCCTATTGGCTCGCGACCGCCGTCAAGGCCACTGTCGCCCGGCAGCGGCCCGCGGCACTGCTGACCGACGTGGTCCTGCGCGAGACGATCACCGGACGCCTCGGGTACCCGTCGGGACACGTCGCGGTCGCCACCGCCCTGGCGCTCGTCGCCGCGCGGGCCGGCGGCCCCCGGTGGCACCGCGCGGCCTGGACGATGATCGGGCTGGTCGCCGTCGCCCGGATCCACGTCGGGGCGCACCTGCCGATCGACGTGGTCGGCGGCGTCCTCGTCGGCTGGCTCGCGGTGTGTCTGACCCGGCTCCTGGTCGGCGAGGTCGGGCCGCAACGGTCGGTGCCCGCCCTGCGGGCGGCCCTGCGACGACGCGGGTTCGAGGCGGTGCGGTTGACGCCGATCCACGGCGACGCCCGTGGTTCGCAACCGTGGCAGGCGGTCACCACCGACGGGCGACAACTGTTCGTCAAGGTGACCGGCGGCGAGCAACGCGACGCGGACTGGGTCTACAAGCTCTACCGGCGGATGCGCTACCGCCACCTGGCCGACGCGCCGCCCTACCTGAGCGCCCGCCAGCAGAGCGAACACGAGACGTGCCTGACCCTGCTGGCCGAGCGCGCCGGGGTCCGGATACCGGCCGTCGTCACGACCGCCGCGATGCCCGGCGACGACGCTGTCCTGGTGCAGGAGTTCATCGACGCCGCCCCGCTGCACGCCGTCGTCGGGCCGGTCCCGCTCGCCGCCGTACGCGACGCCTGGGAACAGGTGGCGCGGCTGCACCGGGCGGGCATCGCGCACCGGGACCTGCGCGCCGCGAACGTGCTCGTCGGCCGGGACCGCACCCACCTGGTGGACCTGGGCTTCGGCGCCGACGACGCCTCGGCCGAGCAGCGGGCCCGCGACGTCGTCGAGCTGATGGTCGCCCTGTCCACTCGGGTCGACCCGGCCAGCGTGGTCGCCGCGGCGATCGACCGCCTGGGCGTCGCGTCGGTCGCGGACAGCGTGCCGTTCCTGCAACCTGCGGTGCTGTCCCGCGCCGGCCGAGCCGCCCTGCGCGGCCGTCCCGGCATGCTGACCTGCCTACGCCGGGAGATCCTGCGCCGCTGCCCCGACCGCGACCGCCCGGCGGCGAAGGTGGTCCGGATCAGCCGCCGCGCCGTCCTGGAGCTGCTGGTGCTGGGGTTGATCGTGCACCTGCTGCTCCCCCGGCTCGGCGAGATCCGCACCGCCGTGCGTCTGATCGGGCACGCCAACCCGGTCGCGGTCGCCGCGACGCTGCTCAGCTCCGCCCTGACCTACCTGCTCAGCGGCCACGTGCTCCGGCTGGCCGCAGCCGGCCGGATCCCGCTGGGCGAGGCCACCCTGGTGCAGGTCGCCGCGTCGTTCGCCAACCGGCTGGCGCCCGGCAGCCTCGGCGGCGCCGCCCTCAGCCTGCGCTACCTGCACCAGAAGGGACTCGTCGCCGCCGAAGCGGGCACCGCCGTGGCCGTCTCCCGCATCGCCGGGGTGTTCTCGGTCGTGCTGCTGCTGCCGGTGCTGCTGCCGTTCGCCCGGCAGCCCGCCCGCATCCTCACCCATGACGCGAGCAGGGCGTTGCCGCTGCTGCTGGGCGCCCTGGCCGTGCTGCTGGTCCTCGCCGCGGTGCTCGCCGTACCCCGGATCCGGCGGCGCGGACGCGCGGCGGCCGGCAAGGTCGTGACCGCGCTGCGCGAACTGCGCCACCAGCACGGGCTGCGGTGGCTCGTCGTCGCGTCGACGGCGCTCACCCTCACCTACGGCCTCTGTCTCTACCTCGCGCTGCTCGCCACCGGGCCGGTCCCGCTGGCGCACCTGCCACAGGTGCTCCTGGTCTGCCTCGTCGGTGAGGGCGTCTCGTCCGCCGCGCCCACCCCCGGCGGGCTCGGCGCCACCGAAGCCGCGCTCGTCTCCGGCCTGCTGCTCTACGGGCTGCCGCTGGACGCCGCCGTCGCGGGCACCCTGATTTACCGCCTGGCGACGTTCTGGCTCCCGGTGCCACCGGGCTACCTGGCCTTCCGGGTCCTGACCCGCCGCCGGCTATTGTGA
- the cobN gene encoding cobaltochelatase subunit CobN — translation MRILLLSTADTDLLAARASGADYRLANPARVDADAVPALVDGVALAVVRLLGGRQAWPDGLAAVLASGVPTVVLGGEALPDAELMAASTVPPGVVSQALAYLVEGGPANLGQLARFLSDRVLLTGEGFAPPAPAPAYGVHGDPEIAPGRPTVGIVFYRAHALAGNTGFVDVLAGAVRAAGGNALPIFCGSLRGLTAGAGPLGLFGRCDALLVTVLAAGGAVAADASGGGDEDAWDVGALAALDVPVIQALCLTSTREQWAGSDAGLSPLDAAMQVAIPEFDGRIITVPFSFKQIDADGLSVYAADPERAARVAGIAVRHARLRHVPPAEKRVAVVLSSYPTKHSRVGNAVGLDTPASAVRLFAALADAGYHLGDAPVPDDGDALIHALIAAGGHDVEWLTPEQQLAAEARIPGSTYRRWFDEVPAALRERMREHWGEPPGELYTTGGDIMLAGLRFGNVMLLIQPPRGFGENPIAIYHDPDLPPSHHYLAAYRWLAAPVADGGFGADAVVHLGKHGTCEWLPGKGLGLAADCAPDAVLGELPLVYPFIVNDPGEGTQAKRRSHAVVVDHLVPPMARAETYGDLAKLEQLLDEYATVQALDPAKVPTVRAQIWDLVCAAELHHDLHAEAMPDADDFDDFVLHLDGYLCEVKDVQIRDGLHILAAAPTGEPRVNLVLAVLRAPQVWGGTRALPGLRQALAGAYGLDEQALLASPGQRLALPAALTDVVDGPSATAADAVDLIEAMARRLVVGMETLGWDVEAVEAVVAEVTGRPVPDAAAVLRFAATEVVPRLARTTDELANTLGALDGRFVPPGPSGSPTRGLVNVLPTGRNFYSVDPKAIPSRNAWDVGVALADSLLARHLADTGAYPRSVGLTVWGTSAMRTQGDDIAEVLALLGCRPVWDDRSRRVTGVEVVPTAELGRPRVDVTVRISGFFRDAFPHVVALLDDAVRRVAALDEPDAENFVRAHVAADLAEHGDERRATTRIFGSRPGAYGAGLLPLIDARTWRSDADLAEVYAVWGGYAYGRGLDGREARVDMERSFARIAVAAKNQDTREHDIVDSDDYFQYHGGMVAMVRHLTGASPEAYVGDSAMPHDVRTRTLGEETRRVFRARVVNPKWIAAMRRHGYKGAFELAATVDYLFGYDATAGVVDDWMYEHLAAAYVFDDVTRDFLERSNPWALRGITERLLEAADRGLWAQPEPATLDRLRDTYLASEGDLEERQ, via the coding sequence GTGCGCATCCTGTTGCTGTCCACCGCCGACACCGATCTGCTGGCCGCCCGCGCCAGTGGCGCCGACTACCGGCTCGCCAACCCCGCGCGGGTCGACGCCGACGCGGTACCCGCGCTCGTCGACGGCGTCGCCCTTGCCGTCGTACGCCTGCTCGGTGGCCGGCAGGCGTGGCCGGACGGGCTGGCCGCCGTGCTGGCCAGCGGCGTGCCCACGGTGGTGCTCGGCGGCGAGGCGCTGCCCGACGCGGAGCTGATGGCGGCCTCCACCGTGCCGCCGGGCGTGGTCAGCCAGGCTCTCGCGTACCTGGTCGAGGGCGGCCCGGCGAACCTGGGGCAACTGGCCCGGTTCCTGTCCGACCGGGTGCTGCTCACCGGCGAGGGCTTCGCCCCGCCCGCGCCCGCTCCGGCCTACGGCGTGCACGGCGATCCGGAGATCGCCCCCGGCCGACCCACGGTGGGGATCGTCTTCTACCGGGCACACGCGCTGGCCGGCAACACCGGCTTCGTCGACGTGCTCGCCGGCGCGGTACGGGCCGCCGGCGGGAACGCGCTGCCGATCTTCTGCGGCTCGCTGCGGGGGCTGACCGCCGGCGCCGGGCCGCTCGGGCTCTTCGGCCGGTGCGACGCGCTGCTGGTCACCGTGCTCGCCGCCGGTGGCGCGGTGGCCGCGGACGCCTCCGGCGGCGGCGACGAGGACGCCTGGGACGTCGGCGCCCTCGCGGCCCTGGACGTGCCGGTGATCCAGGCCCTCTGCCTGACCAGCACCCGCGAGCAGTGGGCCGGCAGCGACGCCGGACTGTCCCCGTTGGACGCCGCCATGCAGGTGGCCATCCCCGAGTTCGACGGCCGGATCATCACCGTGCCGTTCTCGTTCAAGCAGATCGACGCCGACGGGCTCTCGGTCTACGCCGCCGATCCCGAACGGGCGGCCCGGGTGGCCGGCATCGCGGTACGCCACGCCCGGCTGCGGCACGTGCCCCCCGCCGAGAAGCGCGTCGCGGTGGTGCTCAGCTCGTACCCGACCAAGCATTCCCGGGTCGGCAACGCGGTCGGTCTGGACACCCCGGCCTCCGCCGTCCGGCTGTTCGCCGCGTTGGCCGACGCCGGCTACCACCTGGGCGACGCCCCGGTGCCCGACGACGGCGACGCCCTGATCCATGCGCTGATCGCCGCGGGCGGCCACGACGTGGAGTGGCTCACCCCGGAGCAGCAGCTCGCCGCCGAGGCCCGGATCCCGGGGTCGACGTACCGGCGGTGGTTCGACGAGGTGCCCGCCGCGCTGCGCGAGCGGATGCGCGAGCACTGGGGCGAGCCGCCCGGCGAGCTGTACACCACCGGCGGGGACATCATGCTGGCCGGGCTGCGCTTCGGCAACGTGATGCTGCTGATCCAGCCGCCGCGCGGCTTCGGGGAGAACCCGATCGCCATCTACCACGACCCGGACCTGCCGCCCAGCCACCACTACCTGGCCGCGTACCGCTGGCTCGCCGCGCCGGTCGCCGACGGTGGGTTCGGCGCGGACGCCGTGGTGCACCTGGGCAAGCACGGCACGTGCGAGTGGCTGCCCGGCAAGGGGCTCGGCCTGGCGGCGGACTGCGCCCCCGACGCGGTCCTCGGCGAGCTGCCGCTGGTCTACCCGTTCATCGTCAACGATCCCGGTGAGGGCACCCAGGCCAAGCGGCGCTCCCACGCCGTCGTGGTCGACCACCTGGTGCCGCCGATGGCCCGCGCCGAGACCTACGGCGACCTGGCCAAACTGGAGCAACTGCTCGACGAGTACGCCACCGTGCAGGCCCTCGACCCGGCCAAGGTGCCCACCGTGCGGGCGCAGATCTGGGACCTGGTGTGCGCCGCCGAACTGCACCACGACCTGCACGCCGAGGCGATGCCCGACGCCGACGACTTCGACGACTTCGTGCTGCACCTCGACGGCTACCTCTGTGAGGTCAAGGACGTGCAGATCCGCGACGGGCTGCACATCCTCGCCGCCGCACCCACCGGCGAACCGCGGGTCAACCTGGTCCTCGCGGTGCTGCGTGCCCCGCAGGTCTGGGGCGGCACCCGCGCCCTGCCCGGCCTGCGGCAGGCCCTCGCCGGCGCGTACGGGCTCGACGAACAGGCGCTGCTCGCCTCGCCGGGCCAGCGCCTGGCCCTGCCGGCGGCGCTCACCGACGTCGTGGACGGGCCGTCCGCCACCGCCGCCGACGCCGTCGACCTGATCGAGGCGATGGCACGCCGGCTGGTGGTCGGCATGGAGACCCTCGGGTGGGACGTCGAGGCGGTCGAGGCGGTGGTCGCGGAGGTGACCGGCCGGCCCGTGCCGGACGCCGCCGCGGTGCTCCGCTTCGCCGCCACCGAGGTGGTGCCCCGGCTGGCGCGGACCACCGACGAGCTGGCCAACACGCTCGGCGCCCTGGACGGCCGCTTCGTGCCGCCCGGCCCGTCCGGCTCTCCCACCCGGGGGCTGGTCAACGTGCTGCCCACCGGTCGCAACTTCTACTCCGTCGACCCCAAGGCCATCCCCAGCCGCAACGCCTGGGACGTCGGCGTGGCCCTGGCCGACTCGCTGCTCGCGCGGCACCTCGCCGACACCGGCGCGTATCCCCGCTCGGTGGGGTTGACCGTGTGGGGCACCAGCGCCATGCGTACCCAGGGCGACGACATCGCCGAGGTGCTGGCCCTGCTCGGCTGTCGACCCGTGTGGGACGACCGGTCGCGGCGGGTCACCGGCGTCGAGGTGGTGCCGACCGCGGAACTCGGCCGGCCCCGCGTCGACGTCACGGTCCGCATCTCCGGGTTCTTCCGCGACGCGTTCCCGCACGTGGTGGCGCTGCTCGACGACGCCGTCCGGCGGGTGGCCGCGCTGGACGAGCCGGACGCGGAGAACTTCGTCCGCGCGCACGTCGCCGCCGACCTGGCCGAGCACGGCGACGAGCGGCGGGCCACCACCCGGATCTTCGGCTCCCGACCGGGCGCGTACGGCGCGGGTCTGCTGCCGCTGATCGACGCCCGGACCTGGCGCAGTGACGCCGACCTCGCCGAGGTGTACGCGGTCTGGGGTGGCTACGCCTACGGCCGTGGCCTCGACGGGCGGGAGGCGCGCGTCGACATGGAACGCTCGTTCGCCCGGATCGCGGTGGCCGCGAAGAACCAGGACACCCGCGAGCACGACATCGTCGACTCCGACGACTACTTCCAGTACCACGGCGGGATGGTGGCGATGGTCCGCCACCTCACCGGCGCCTCGCCCGAGGCGTACGTGGGTGACTCGGCGATGCCGCACGACGTGCGCACCCGCACGTTGGGCGAGGAGACCCGGCGGGTGTTCCGGGCCCGGGTGGTCAACCCGAAGTGGATCGCCGCCATGCGCCGGCACGGCTACAAGGGTGCCTTCGAGCTGGCCGCCACCGTGGACTACCTGTTCGGCTACGACGCCACCGCCGGGGTGGTCGACGACTGGATGTACGAGCACCTGGCCGCCGCCTACGTCTTCGACGACGTCACCCGCGACTTCCTCGAGCGGTCCAACCCGTGGGCGTTGCGTGGCATCACCGAGCGGCTGCTGGAGGCCGCCGACCGGGGGCTGTGGGCCCAGCCGGAGCCGGCCACCCTGGACCGGCTCCGCGACACGTACCTGGCCAGCGAGGGCGACCTGGAGGAACGGCAGTGA
- a CDS encoding cobyrinate a,c-diamide synthase, with translation MTDATTPWALPRLVVAASASGHGKTTVATGLLAALRRRGLTVSPHKVGPDYIDPGYHALAAGRAGRNLDPFLVGADRIAPLLRHGASVPTPADVAVVEGVMGLHDGAVGRGGFASTAHVARLIDAPVLLVLDTTAQGRSAAALTLGMAAFDPAVRIGGVILNRVGSPRHETLLRDALAEVGVPVLGAVTRAAEVAAPARHLGLVPVAERAPESLAIVAALAELVESTVDLDAVLDLARTAAPLTAPAWDPLAAVGGPAGGDRPRVAVAGGPAFTFSYAETTELLAAAGADVVTVDPLRDPALPAGTRAVVIGGGFPEAYAEALAGNTALRAEVAAFDGPIVAECAGLLYLGRSLDGAPMCGRLDLTARMTGRLTLGYREAVAAADSPVTRAGEAVRGHEFHRTTTDPGHGEQAAWRWNGAAHGFVAGRVHASYLHTHWAGSPAAARRLVEACR, from the coding sequence GTGACCGACGCGACGACGCCCTGGGCGCTGCCCCGGCTGGTGGTGGCCGCCTCGGCCAGCGGGCACGGCAAGACCACCGTGGCCACCGGGCTGCTCGCCGCGCTGCGCCGCCGTGGCCTGACGGTCAGCCCGCACAAGGTCGGCCCGGACTACATCGACCCCGGTTACCACGCGCTCGCCGCCGGCCGGGCCGGCCGCAACCTCGACCCCTTCCTGGTCGGCGCGGACCGGATCGCGCCGCTGCTGCGGCACGGCGCGAGCGTCCCCACGCCCGCCGACGTCGCCGTGGTCGAGGGCGTGATGGGCCTGCACGACGGCGCCGTGGGCCGGGGCGGCTTCGCCTCCACCGCGCACGTCGCCCGGCTGATCGACGCGCCGGTGCTGCTGGTGCTCGACACCACCGCGCAGGGTCGATCGGCCGCCGCGCTCACCCTCGGCATGGCCGCCTTCGACCCGGCGGTGCGCATCGGCGGGGTGATCCTCAACCGGGTCGGCTCACCCCGGCACGAGACGCTGCTGCGCGACGCGCTCGCCGAGGTGGGCGTGCCGGTGCTCGGGGCGGTCACCCGGGCCGCCGAGGTGGCCGCCCCGGCCCGGCACCTGGGGCTCGTCCCGGTCGCCGAGCGGGCGCCCGAGTCGCTCGCGATCGTCGCCGCCCTCGCCGAGCTGGTCGAGTCCACCGTGGACCTGGACGCCGTACTCGACCTGGCCCGTACCGCCGCGCCGCTGACGGCGCCCGCCTGGGACCCGCTCGCCGCCGTCGGCGGCCCGGCCGGCGGGGACCGCCCGCGGGTCGCGGTCGCCGGTGGTCCGGCCTTCACCTTCTCGTACGCGGAGACCACCGAGCTGCTCGCCGCGGCCGGCGCCGACGTGGTCACCGTCGACCCGCTGCGTGACCCGGCGCTGCCCGCCGGCACCCGCGCGGTGGTCATCGGGGGCGGCTTCCCCGAGGCGTACGCGGAGGCGTTGGCCGGCAACACGGCCCTGCGCGCCGAGGTGGCCGCCTTCGACGGACCGATCGTGGCCGAGTGCGCCGGGCTGCTCTACCTCGGCCGGTCCCTGGACGGCGCGCCCATGTGCGGGCGGCTCGACCTGACCGCCCGGATGACCGGTCGGCTGACCCTCGGCTACCGGGAGGCGGTCGCCGCCGCCGACTCCCCGGTGACCCGGGCCGGCGAGGCGGTACGCGGCCACGAGTTCCACCGCACCACCACCGACCCCGGCCACGGCGAGCAGGCGGCGTGGCGGTGGAACGGCGCGGCGCACGGCTTCGTGGCCGGCCGGGTGCACGCCTCCTACCTGCACACGCACTGGGCGGGCAGCCCGGCCGCCGCCCGCCGCCTGGTCGAGGCGTGCCGATGA
- the cobO gene encoding cob(I)yrinic acid a,c-diamide adenosyltransferase, with protein sequence MPQGKPSTVPADGLTTRQRRHRPLLIVHTGQMKGKSTAAFGMALRAWTAGLPVGVFQFVKSAKWRVGEENAFRALGEVHERTGQGAPVAWHKMGEGWSWIQRGGAADHAADALEGWRQIQRDLAAQRYGLYVLDEFTYPMKWGWVDVDEVVATLADRPGFQHVVITGRDADPRLVEAADLVAELTKVKHPMDAGQKGQKGIEW encoded by the coding sequence ATGCCGCAGGGGAAGCCGAGCACGGTGCCCGCCGACGGGTTGACGACCCGGCAGCGGCGGCACCGGCCGCTGCTGATCGTGCACACCGGACAGATGAAGGGCAAGTCGACCGCCGCGTTCGGGATGGCGCTCCGGGCCTGGACCGCCGGCCTGCCGGTCGGGGTGTTCCAGTTCGTCAAGAGCGCCAAGTGGCGGGTCGGCGAGGAGAACGCCTTCCGGGCGCTCGGCGAGGTGCACGAGCGCACCGGGCAGGGCGCCCCGGTGGCCTGGCACAAGATGGGCGAGGGCTGGTCCTGGATCCAGCGCGGCGGCGCGGCCGACCACGCCGCCGACGCCCTGGAGGGCTGGCGGCAGATCCAGCGCGACCTGGCCGCCCAGCGGTACGGGCTGTACGTGCTGGACGAGTTCACCTACCCGATGAAGTGGGGCTGGGTGGACGTCGACGAGGTGGTCGCCACGCTGGCCGACCGGCCCGGCTTCCAACACGTGGTGATCACCGGGCGGGACGCCGACCCACGGCTGGTGGAGGCGGCCGATCTGGTCGCCGAGCTGACCAAGGTCAAGCACCCGATGGACGCCGGCCAGAAGGGTCAGAAGGGCATCGAGTGGTGA
- a CDS encoding DedA family protein — translation MDRFVAVLVGLPPLLVLTLVIVLPALESSTLLGLVVPGETAILIGGLVAHGGALPLWAVVAGGAAGACLGDQVGYALGRRYGPSVLAHAPRVLRRRVDLERARRLVARRGAWAVVTGRWVAVLRTVVPLIAGTGGMRWPVFLRANLVGGLLWAAAVATLGYLGAASYRYLERELGIGEGALLALVGVVVALRAWRRARRGSAGERPGRPPARGGADR, via the coding sequence GTGGACAGGTTCGTGGCGGTGCTCGTCGGGCTGCCGCCGCTGCTCGTCCTGACCCTGGTGATCGTCCTGCCGGCCCTGGAGTCGTCGACCCTGCTCGGGCTGGTCGTGCCCGGAGAGACGGCGATCCTGATCGGTGGCCTGGTGGCCCACGGTGGCGCGCTGCCGCTGTGGGCGGTGGTCGCCGGTGGCGCGGCCGGGGCCTGCCTCGGCGACCAGGTCGGCTACGCCCTGGGCCGACGGTACGGCCCGAGCGTGCTCGCCCACGCCCCACGGGTGCTGCGCCGACGCGTCGACCTCGAGCGGGCCCGCCGCCTGGTCGCCCGGCGCGGTGCGTGGGCGGTCGTCACCGGACGCTGGGTGGCGGTGCTACGGACCGTGGTTCCCCTGATCGCCGGCACCGGCGGGATGCGCTGGCCGGTGTTCCTGCGGGCGAACCTGGTCGGCGGGCTGCTCTGGGCCGCGGCGGTGGCGACGCTGGGCTACCTGGGCGCGGCCTCCTATCGCTATCTGGAGCGGGAACTGGGCATCGGCGAAGGGGCCCTGCTGGCCCTGGTCGGCGTCGTCGTGGCGCTGCGCGCGTGGCGGCGGGCCCGCCGGGGGTCGGCCGGTGAACGCCCCGGCCGACCGCCCGCGCGCGGTGGGGCGGATCGGTAG
- the cobI gene encoding precorrin-2 C(20)-methyltransferase, translated as MTADSRAAAPVDAVLTGVGVGPGDPELLTLKAVRVLRAADLVFVPVMADRPASAADRDGAAGRAERTVLAHVGADRLRRLPFALDDRGGVSPRRAAAWDAAARAVVEAVDAGARALAFATIGDPNVYSTFGYLAQSVRASRPAVRVATVPGITAMQELAARSGTPLCEGREPLTLLPATAGLALFADALAGPGTVVAYKGWRRHPELVGELRRQGRLADAVLGCGLGLPDERIGGVDEAEYDLPYLSTLLVPARRDRRGGKL; from the coding sequence ATGACCGCCGACAGCCGAGCCGCCGCACCTGTCGACGCGGTGCTGACCGGGGTCGGCGTCGGCCCCGGCGACCCGGAACTGCTCACCCTCAAGGCGGTGCGGGTGCTGCGCGCGGCCGACCTGGTCTTCGTACCCGTGATGGCGGATCGGCCGGCGAGCGCCGCGGACCGGGACGGGGCCGCCGGGCGGGCCGAGCGGACCGTGCTGGCGCACGTCGGGGCGGACCGGCTGCGCCGGCTGCCGTTCGCCCTGGACGACCGGGGCGGGGTCAGCCCGCGTCGCGCGGCGGCCTGGGACGCCGCCGCCCGCGCGGTGGTCGAGGCGGTCGACGCCGGGGCGCGGGCGCTCGCCTTCGCCACCATCGGCGACCCGAACGTCTACTCCACCTTCGGTTACCTGGCGCAGAGCGTCCGCGCGTCACGCCCGGCGGTGCGGGTCGCGACCGTGCCCGGCATCACCGCCATGCAGGAGCTGGCCGCGCGCAGCGGCACCCCGCTCTGCGAGGGACGCGAGCCGCTGACCCTGCTGCCGGCGACGGCCGGGCTGGCGCTGTTCGCCGACGCGCTGGCCGGCCCGGGCACCGTGGTCGCCTACAAGGGCTGGCGGCGGCACCCCGAGCTGGTCGGGGAGCTGCGCCGGCAGGGTCGCCTCGCCGACGCCGTGCTCGGGTGCGGCCTCGGGCTGCCCGACGAGCGGATCGGTGGAGTGGACGAGGCCGAGTACGACCTGCCGTACCTGTCGACGCTGCTGGTCCCCGCCCGGCGGGACCGCCGAGGAGGAAAACTGTGA